A single window of Dendropsophus ebraccatus isolate aDenEbr1 chromosome 5, aDenEbr1.pat, whole genome shotgun sequence DNA harbors:
- the LOC138793909 gene encoding uncharacterized protein, translated as MESIRLYMAQASLVSLAILLLHPAGCPGQDYPFMNPSLPWDERVKDLIHRLSLEEMVLQMARGGAMKNGPAPAIPHLGIKPYNWNTECLRGDAQAPGYATSYPQALGLAASFSPELILKVANATATEVRAKHNYFMSVGNYDDHTGLSCFSPVINIMRHPLWGRNQETYGEDPYLSGLLAEAFVKGLQGDHPRYIKANAGCKHYDAHGGPENIPVSRFSFDAKVEERDLRMTFLPQFQACVEAGTYSIMCSYNRVNGIPACANKKLLTDILRSEWGFKGYVVSDEGAIEFINLEHHYTSNFLETAIASVNSGCNLELTFSLVDNVFMRIIDAVNLGNITLETVKERLYPLFYTRMRLGEFDPPDMNPYSSLDLSSVQSQEHRELAEEAAIKSFVLLKNLGDTLPMDVRSIKGKKFGIIGPFADNINGLFGDYEPHPDPQFISTPRDGLAELPVEVSCAAGCSDEQCQTYSSEQIKAVVRAADITVVCLGTGIKVEMEGKDRADLSLPGYQATLLKDAVDSAAGRPLVLLLFNAGPLDVSWAQNSNGVHAILECFFPAQAAGTAIAKVLTGAEGTNPAGRLPATWPAGMEQVPAMENYTMHGRTYRYYGSQVPLYPFGFGLSYTSFQYSDLVVTPGILQLCESLVLSVQVKNTGGRTGDEVIQVYMSWTNSSVPVPRWQLVGVNRVTIPLNGSVKVSLSVLPRQRAVWAKHWILEPGNFNLYVGGQQPFQITKVPSNVLEATFTVQGVARPLNTC; from the exons ATGGAGTCCATCAGGTTGTATATGGCTCAGGCCAGTCTGGTGTCTCTAGCCATACTGTTACTACATCCCGCAGGTTGTCCGGGCCAGGATTATCCTTTCATGAACCCCTCCCTGCCATGGGATGAGCGTGTGAAGGACCTGATCCATCGGCTTAGCCTTGAAGAGATGGTGCTGCAG ATGGCACGGGGTGGTGCAATGAAGAACGGCCCTGCTCCCGCTATCCCTCATTTGGGTATCAAGCCCTATAACTGGAACACAGAATGTCTGCGGGGAGATGCCCAGGCACCAGGTTACGCCACTTCTTACCCTCAGGCTTTGGGTCTGGCTGCATCATTTAG CCCTGAATTGATATTAAAAGTGGCTAATGCCACGGCCACTGAAGTTAGAGCAAAGCATAACTACTTCATGTCAGTCGGGAACTACGATGACCACACTGGACTCAGCTGCTTCAGTCCTGTGATCAACATCATGAGACATCCTCTGTGGGGCAGAAACCAG gaAACCTATGGAGAGGATCCTTACCTGAGTGGACTCCTGGCTGAGGCTTTTGTAAAAGGACTTCAGGGAGACCATCCCCGTTATATTAAAGCCAATGCCGGCTGCAAACACTATGATGCCCATGGTGGGCCAGAAAATATCCCCGTTTCACGATTTAGCTTTGATGCTAAG GTGGAGGAGAGAGATTTGCGGATGACGTTTTTACCACAATTCCAGGCTTGTGTTGAAGCTGGGACCTACAGCATCATGTGCAGTTATAACAG AGTAAATGGAATTCCAGCTTGTGCAAATAAAAAGCTGCTGACGGACATCCTGCGCTCAGAGTGGGGCTTCAAAGGTTACGTTGTAAGTGATGAAGGGGCCATTGAATTTATAAACCTTGAACACCACTACACCAGCAACTTTCTGGAAACAGCTATAG CCTCTGTAAACTCTGGATGCAATCTGGAGCTGACGTTCAGTCTAGTAGACAATGTTTTCATGAGAATAATAGATGCAGTGAACTTGGGTAACATCACACTGGAG ACTGTGAAAGAACGTTTATATCCGCTGTTCTACACCCGAATGCGATTGGGAGAATTTGATCCTCCGGATATGAATCCCTACAGCTCCTTAGACCTTAGTTCTGTTCAGAGTCAGGAACACAGAGAGCTTGCTGAGGAGGCGGCTATAAAGAGCTTTGTGCTGCTCAAGAACCTCGGGGACACTTTGCCCATGGACGTGCGGAGCATCAAAGGGAAGAAGTTTGGG ATAATTGGTCCTTTTGCTGATAATATAAATGGGTTGTTTGGAGACTATGAGCCACATCCGGATCCTCAGTTTATTTCTACTCCCAG AGACGGCCTTGCTGAGCTTCCGGTGGAGGTGAGCTGTGCAGCCGGGTGCAGCGATGAACAGTGTCAGACATATTCCTCTGAGCAGATTAAAGCAGTGGTCAGGGCGGCCGACATAACCGTTGTGTGCCTGGGCACTG GTATAAAGGTAGAAATGGAAGGCAAAGACCGAGCGGATCTCTCACTTCCGGGATACCAGGCCACATTACTAAAAGATGCTGTTGATTCAG CGGCCGGCCGTCCACTTGTCTTGCTGTTATTTAATGCCGGACCTCTGGATGTTTCCTGGGCTCAGAACAGTAATGGTGTCCATGCTATCTTGGAGTGTTTCTTTCCTGCCCAGGCTGCAGGGACGGCTATCGCTAAAGTCTTAACAGGAGCAGAAGGAACCAATCCAGCCGGCAGGCTCCCAGCCACGTGGCCAGCAGGGATGGAACAA GTGCCAGCAATGGAGAACTACACCATGCATGGGCGCACATATCGCTATTATGGCAGCCAAGTTCCTCTTTACCCCTTTGGCTTTGGACTTTCTTACACTAGTTTCCAGTATAGTGACTTGGTGGTGACCCCCGGCATCCTGCAGCTTTGTGAATCCCTCGTATTGTCCGTGCAGGTGAAAAATACAGGAGGGAGGACAGGAGATGAG GTGATACAAGTCTACATGAGTTGGACCAATTCATCTGTTCCTGTTCCCCGCTGGCAGTTAGTCGGTGTTAACCGAGTCACCATCCCGCTGAATGGATCTGTTAAGGTTTCTCTTTCGGTTTTGCCTCGGCAGCGAGCAGTGTGGGCAAAGCATTGGATTCTTGAACCGGGAAACTTTAACCTTTACGTTGGCGGGCAGCAACCTTTTCAAATAACGAAAGTGCCATCCAATGTTTTGGAAGCTACTTTCACAGTCCAGGGAGTAGCACGCCCTTTAAATACGTGCTAA